GACCCCCTCACACCCCAGGAGGTCCCCACTAGCACAGGGATTTGGGACCTCGAGAAGCAATAAGACGTGCCCCCCCAGGCTGGGACGTGCCCCCTGAGCCGGGACAGACCTGGAGCACGATAGCGGGCACAGAGAAAATCATGGCCTCATTGAACACAGGGTTGGTGTCATCCCTCTTCACCGCTGTCTTCTTCTTGCTGATCTTCCTCCCGtcctgcagcaggtacaccttgaCGAAGGGATCTgctcagggtggggggagagaaaaacCCCGGGGTCAGTCATGCATTTCTCCTGTGATATGGAGAAAGTGGGGGAAACCATCTCTGGTGGACCTTCCTCGTAGGGTCTATCCTCAGTGGGAGCCACTCCAATAAATACCCATGTAGCATAGTAGGATAAGCCAGGATGAAAGCTCACCTCCAGCCCGCAGAAGACCaagggacccctccccggcattCCCCGCTCACCTGCGGTCACTTTGCCGTTGGTCCACACGAGGTTCTTGGCTTTGACCACCACCACTGTCAGGCGCTCGGCCGTGGGCAGGTAGCTCAGGGAGAGCAGGATCTCCCCCACCGTGTCCACCGCCTGCGGGACACAACATCCCATCACACACGGACCCCCAGCCCAACCAGGAGgagaaaccccccaaaaaaacctggGTGGGAGATGGaccacccccccgcccgctcACCTTGTTCATGTCCTGCAGGTAGAGCCAGGCGTTGAAGGGACGGGTGGCCAGGTCCAGGTCAGAGAGCTTGAGCTCGGCCACGCCGGTGCTGACGTTCCTCTCATCCTCATCGATGCCGAAGACAGAGAAGCGCAGGCTGTTCTCCTCCAGCGCTGCCGGGTCCAGCGGGATGGAGAAGCGCTCGTCAAAGGCCACGGCATAAGCGCTCCGCTGAATCTGCcacggggaggggtggggggggattgCCTTGATACCTGCCAGGTTTTAGGGCCATGTCCGAGATCTACCCCGGTTCTCTTGTGGGAATTGCGAGGAGCACGTGGCTTCGGGACAGCAAGGGCAGGGCATCCCCCAGCCCAAAGGAGCTGGGGAGGTCCCAGCCTCGATGGGGACAGAAGTTATTTCCCacctgtcagcagcagcagctgagtgaTTGGGGTAGAAATTAGGGGCTGGGACCTGCCCCATTGCCTActaattcttttaattaaaattttaagattGGTCTGGTGCTCTCAGATGCAAGAGCCAGGCATCCCCGTGCCCTGGGAGTTCAGATCCGCGGCTGGCTCAGCTACTCCAGGCTACAGGATTTGGCTGAGGGGGTGcaacccccagcccctctccgaGCCGGAGCCAACAGGCTTCGCAACCCCTAAATGCCCCAAATGGGGACAATGCTTTTTGCCAGATGTCGTCTCTATGCCCCATCATTCACTTGGAGCAAATGCAGCAGCAACTCCCCAGGGACGCATCCTGCCAGATGCTGGTCACTACCTGGCCCCAAAGTGCTGGCAGGGGGAACTGCTCTGAAATCACAGCTTTAGAGACTGGTTTTGTCCTACTCCAGCCCTATTTCTTTTGGCAACCAAGGTACCACCCACAAATCAGGGGTTTGTCCTAAAGGGAGGCCCAGTGCTCCCACGGGATAGGAAGCTGCAGCCTCGGATGGCAaggagcaaagcagagccaccAGCTCCCCACCAGCCATCAAAAGCTGGGTGCCGTGATGGAAAAGGGATCCCACTGCAGAACCAGGGGTCTCAGCCCTGAACCCATCGGGCTTCATCACCCCAAGATCCGCCCAGACtccccagcagcagtggggaGATGGTTCATCTCATCCCAAGGACTTTCTCACATCTGTCTGTCTTCTCTTAGATGTGCTCCAGCCCTGAGATGGAGGACACGAAGCAGCTCACAAGGCGGCACCATCCATCACCCCCTTCCTAGCGCAGCAGTCCCATCCTCTCCATCAGATACCACCGACCTCCAGAGTCCCCGAGGGATTAAAGTATCTCTATGGGAAAAGCAGGTTTGCAGCTCTCCGCTTTATAGCGCTGGTGGCTGTCTGTCTGCAGCCAACATTATATTTTGGGATCTCTGGATGAAAGGTACAATGAAATGTtagctgctatttttaaaaaaaaccgaGCAGAAGTACTGTAAAGGAAAAGAACCAAATGTGTCTTTATAACTTGTCTCAGGACAGCAAAAGAGGGTAAATAGCGCTGGTGAATTATAAATAATGATGCTAAATAATGAATATCTCCAGAGCATAAATAAAGAGCCTGATCTCTGGATGGAAAAGCAGTCTTAAAAGGGCactgtggaaatattttaaaggcaGTGGTTTTGTGCTCTCTGGAATGGTACCTCCACCCCCTTGGAAAGGTTTCTTCAGTGGGATGAagctttctgctcttttctgaaaTAACCTGATTAAATCAAACTGGCTGACCCTGAGCTttgcaaaaagcagctgctgaaagaCAACTGAGGCTCCTGCTTTCCAAGAGCAGCTTTTGGGGCACCTAAAAAGGGAGGTTTTGCCCCCAAACCACACCCAGTTCTGGCCATGCTGGTGCAGGTGCAGCTGCCTGGATCTTTGGCCACTGCATcccctgctgggagggaaagcATCACGGCTGCAGGGCAGCACGCTCGGGCTTCGTTAGGGTGAATCAAGTGTGTGGGGACACGGCACAACACTGGCAGCGCGTGCCCAAAACGCTGCCTCTCCCCACATCCCACCCCAGACCGCTTCCTCCGCCTcccgcagcagccccagcccccagaGCAGGGAAAGTCAAGCAGGAAAACTTGCCACAAGCCACGCTCGGAGGCAACAAAGTCATCACACGTCCCAGTCAAGATGGAGAAATTTCTGCCTCTGCTGGGTCTCCGATGAACAAACCTCTCTGGGCCCCCCTACACTGCAGAACGCTGAAACCCCCCCGAGCAGGGCTCCAAAAATCCTGTGCCAACTGCACTCCACCCCAACATGTCTGGACCTCCCCACTCCCAAGGCCCCATCCCTGTCTTGGGGAGCTTGTCCAAGGGATGCTGTGAcccaaaagcaaaggctgcagcgGGCACGTGGCGAGCGATGCCACGTACACACGGGGGTTTCGTGCAGAGGGACGAGCGGCTCACCCGGGAGATGCCGACGATCTGCTCGGCCGGGAGCAGGCTGATGCGCATGAAGCAGGACTCGAAGTGAGCGTCCTCCTTCTCCAGCAGGTCCTTGCCCTGCAGCAGCATCACGTGCAAGGTGGCCGCCTTCCCGTCGTACTCCATGGAGACCTCCACCTGCCCCACCGTGAAATCCTGCCCAAAGTTGTTCCCGATGGAGGAGATGGAGCTGAGGGAGTCGGCCGAGATGGATTTCTTCAAGGGGCCGTAGGAGGCCAAGCCCAGGTCTTTGCTCATCAGCTCCAGGCTCCCCAGCTCGTTAATGCTCTCGAAGGTGTCATCTGCCCGCAGGCTGGTCTTGCGGTTGGGCGAGGTCTTATCCAGGACCCTCTGCGAGCCCGGGGCCGTCCCTCGCTGCgaacagggaaaggaaaaccagGTGATGCAATCCCATCCCTTCGTACGAAGCCGGGGACAGCTGGGATTCGCTGGTGCCTTTTTGGATGCTGTACAGCCCCCGCTTGGCCTCAAGCTGCCGCGGCAGCAAACCCTgcacctcctgcagctcccaaACCCTGTTTACCAGCTTCATGCTGATCCCCCCAAACTCTCCAGCCACACCAGGTCACCAcctgtggcttttttcccccccgtgAGAGGATGCGGGCGATGTTTTTGCCCCTCCAGCCGCTCACGTGTTGCAAAGGGAAAGGAGGCGAGCCAAACCTTCCGCCCTTTTACCTTGTGTTTGACATCCGAATACGCCGCCCCGTACTTTTGCTCCAGGTATCGGTAGTCGTagttggggaagggggagggtgCTGGGTAGCTGCCAGA
The DNA window shown above is from Accipiter gentilis chromosome 17, bAccGen1.1, whole genome shotgun sequence and carries:
- the SYT12 gene encoding synaptotagmin-12 — protein: MDNSHVSRYRLSVSTSPPRWEIGIYTAGALVLLGIAAVNLWKLWRSGSYPAPSPFPNYDYRYLEQKYGAAYSDVKHKRGTAPGSQRVLDKTSPNRKTSLRADDTFESINELGSLELMSKDLGLASYGPLKKSISADSLSSISSIGNNFGQDFTVGQVEVSMEYDGKAATLHVMLLQGKDLLEKEDAHFESCFMRISLLPAEQIVGISRIQRSAYAVAFDERFSIPLDPAALEENSLRFSVFGIDEDERNVSTGVAELKLSDLDLATRPFNAWLYLQDMNKAVDTVGEILLSLSYLPTAERLTVVVVKAKNLVWTNGKVTADPFVKVYLLQDGRKISKKKTAVKRDDTNPVFNEAMIFSVPAIVLQDLSLRVTVAECGEDGRADNTGHVLIGPAASGMGITHWNQMLATLRKPVSMWHPLRRN